The region TGACCAATACATTTTCAAAAACTGTTGCTTTGGCACCTCCGATGCGGACGCGGATAAAATCTCCGTTCTTCACGCCGAATTGGGCAGCTACATCTCCGGGCATGTGAACGTGGCGATTGGCGATAATAGCGCACTCTGGTAAAAAAATCGATCTTTTAGGACCCACCAAAGTCAGAGGCGCCGCGCCTTTTAAATCTCTGGAATTGCGAACCGGCGGATTTATTCCCAATTGCACCGCATCCGTGAGTGACAATTCCACTTGATCATACTCGCGCATGGGTCCTAAAATACGAACATTCTGAATCGCTCTCATTTTGCTGCCGATGATTGTCACTGTCTGTTTTGCAGCAAACTCACCTTCCTGATACAAATCCCGATATTTTTCTAATTCTGCATCTTCGCCAAAGAGATAACGAAATGTTTCCGGGGTAATGTGAACATGATGATTGGAAACGCCCAGAGGGATGAGCGGATATTTTGACTCCGGTTTTGTTTCAATTTTTTTCCCGGTAATGGATTCGACAACTTCATTGACGATAATGTCGATGAGTTCATCTTCGGCAGGCTTTTGAGGCTCGACATATTTATTTGCTTCGCAGAGGCCGCATTCCTGACAATATGAGGCTAACCCTTTATAATTTACCATTTTCTTAAAGGTTTTCGATCTTTATTTTTCAATGAATTATAGTTGTACAATTTTTATAAATATATTAATTATTAAAATTATAGTCAAGCCAAATTTTAGGTTTTTTCACAAAAATAAAAATGCCCCAAATTCAATTGGCAAAATATTCTTACTACCATCAATTTGAGGCAATATCTGGCAAAATTTATCAATAAATCACACTAACCAGTGAAATACATCAAAATAAGGGCAATGACGATCACAACAACGACAGAAAGCGCCACGTCCATCCAATTCCAGCTCGCTCGGGAAGCTTTCCTGTCAGCCGCCACGGTTGTCGCATAAGTGAGCCCTTTGATCTGTTCCAATGCCGGTGGTGCAGTGAGATAGCTGACAATAATCATCGCCAGACTACATCCGACAAAAAGATAAATTGCAAAATAAAGAAAATTTACCGAAGCAAAAGAATAGAGGAAACCACCGACGTCAGCCAGTGCCGTCTTATTCAATTCCGCAATCAACCGCAACATTCCAACACCAAAGCCGCCGATCAGAGCAGTGAGAGCGCCTTTGGCATTAATTCGTTTCATAAATAGCCCGAAGAAAAAGACCGCAGCAATGGGAGGCGCAATGTATGCCTGCACGCTTTGCAAATAATGGTACAATTCGCCGGAAATGTATTTCATGAACGGGATCCATAAAATTCCGGAAATTACCACCACGCCTGTCGCAATTCTCCCCACGCGCACGAGATTCTTTTCTGAAGTTTTAGGCTTGAGCTTTTTATAAATATCCATTGTGAACAAAGTCGAAGATGAATTAAAAACAGCCGCCAGAGAACTCATCAGCGCCGCCAATAATCCGCCAGCGACTAATCCGCGAAAGCCCACAGGAAGCAAAGTTTTCACCAACGTGGGAAAAGCTTGATCAGCAGACGGAAGATCAAGGCTGCCTGATTTTGCCAGCGCATAGGCAATGATTCCCGGAATCATAAAAATGAAAAAAGGCAATAATTTCAAAAAAGCGGCGAAGATCGTACCGCGACGCGCTTGTGTCTCGTCTCGTGCGGCAAGCGTTCTCTGAACAATGTACTGGTCTGTGCACCAATACCACAAACCAACAATTGGCGGCGCGAAAACCATCCCGGGCCAGGGAAATTCAGGATCGCTCGCCGGGAGAAAAAGATCAAAATGCTGGCTTCCGGCAATGGCGTATAAATTATGCCAGCCACCGATTTTCGCCAAACCAATCAGTGTGACCGTAACTGATCCGGCAATCAGGATAATAGTTTGCAATGCTTCAGTATAAACAACAGCACGCAAACCGCCGACAATAGTGTAAATTCCGGTGAGAACGATGACGATGAGCGCGCCGGTCCAAAAATCTATTCCCATCAGTGTTTGAAAAACCACAGCTCCGGCGTACACAGTGACGGACACCTTTGTCAGAATATAGCCCACAAGGGTGATCAGCGACAGAAACCAGCGCGCTTTGGGGGAATAGCGCAGTTCCAAAAATTCCGGCATAGTGAAAACTTTGCTGCGCATGTAAAACGGGACAAAAACCCAGCCCAAAAGCAAAACCAGCCAGGAATGCAATTCGTAATGCCCCATGACAACACCGGTTTTCGCCGCCGTACCAGCCAATCCGACGATATGTTCGGAACCGATATTTGATGCAAAAATTGAAGCACCGATGACAAACCAGCCCACATGGCGTCCGGCGAGAAAATAATCCGTTGGCGAGTCATGTTTCTGTCTAATTACCCACAATGCCAATCCCATTAAAACGAGAAAATACAGACCTACAACGACCCAATCCCAGAAAACAAAAACCATCGTCCAGCTCCTTGTTTTTCGTTTTTGAGTTTTTTATACAAAAGCTGATACACAGATCGCGCCAACGGAACGTATTTTCAACGGCTTGACGCAATTTTCACCAAAAATGGGGATCATCAAATTTTGATAATCCACAACTCTTTTCATCGGCAGAAAAACCTGAATAGTGCCGGCAAATCCACCACCGTGTACGCGGCAGGCACCTTCACCGGTTTTTTCAATAAAATCTTCGCTCAAAGCAAGCGCGAGATTGACTCCCTGCTCTTGAGGATTATTTGTGGGGTAGCTGTTTTGCAGCCATTTGTTCGAGGAATTACCTGATTGCGCCACGTAACGCAAAAATTGTGGTAAGTCTCCATTCTTCAAAGAATTCATTTGCTGAAGCACACGATCGTTTTCTTTGAGAAAATGAAAAACTCGCAGTGCGGCGCGATCGCCGGCTTTTTGGCGTATTTTTGGCAAATTTTCGATAAATTCGCTCAAGACCAATTCCCGAGCAGTTTCTTTGCCTAAAAATTGAGCGACCTTTTTCATCTCCGCGGGAATTGCGCTGTAATGCTCCGTCAAATCAGCATGATTGCCTCCCGTGTCAACAACCAGCAAAGAATAATCAAATTTTTCAAAATCAAAATCGACCTTCTCAACTTTTGGGTTCGCCGGATTCTCGAAGTCAATAGCGACAATCCCGCCGGAAGCGCAGGCGATTTGATCCATCAATCCGCACGGTTTGCCAAAATATTCATTTTCTGCAAATTGCCCGATTTGCGCTATTTGGATCGGCGAAATTTTGTTTTCATTGTACAAATAATTGAAAATAGTCCCCATGAGAACTTCGACAGAAGCGGAAGAACTGAGTCCGGACCCGACCAACACATCGCTGGTCATAACCGCATTGAATCCACCGATTTTACCGTCGTATTCCTGCAAATGAGCTGCAATTCCTCGGATCAAAGCTGCCGTCGTTCCTTTCTCGCTATTTCTTGCTTTGAGATCATCGAGCTCGACCACAAACGGATTCGCATAAGATTCCGAATAGAGCCTAACAATATCTTCGTTATTTTTAGCGGCGACGGCAATGGAATCCAAATCTACACTGGCAGCCAAAACCCGTCCGTGATTATGGTCGGTGTGATTGCCGCCAATTTCAGTCCTGCCCGGCGTACTGAAAATATGAACATCATTTTGAGGGAAATTTAGCTGAAATTTTTCGACCAATAATTGATATCGTTTAATCTGCTTGCTGATTCCCTCTTCCTCTTGTTTGAGGCCATAGATTTTTTTGAATAAGTTTTTTGTCTCAGAGAGATGGAGCCACTTTTTTACTTCATCTAATTTAGGCATGTTAGCAAATAAACCTCTTTTTTGAAAATCGCAAACTACCTTTCTCTAATTTTCAGATCGGTAATGAATAATTGAAAAAACAAAGAAAATAATTCCCGCAACTAGTATAATCAATCCCCACCACAAATTTGGGTTTAATTCGTGGAGAGCGGTTCTTGTTTGAGGATAAAAAATGTAATAGACTCCCGTTGAAGTGATAATAACTCCCAAAATTGTCAACATGAGTCCCACAAAGAACCAGATGGAAAGCATTTTTTTATCAACCATGAAAAAATCTCCTCTATAACCATTTCGCTACGTTCTGTTTATTTTTACCAAAAATAGATATTTAACAGCACAAAAATAACAATGACGATGACAGCCATTGCTTCCGGCTTTTTATAAAATGGCAAATTTTTCTCTTTTTCAATAGTTGTCAATCCTTTGATCAGCCCGATAAGTTCATCGCGAGGTTTTCGTTTGGTAAATAGACTAACAACAATAGTTACAATAAAGCAAATCAACCACGCCCACCAGGCGCGCCAGAAATTTGCTGCCATATCGCTGGCATTATCGGAAAGAGTGAGCAAAGTGGCAGAAATCCATCCCAGTTTTACTGCCAAAAACATGGAAAAAGAAGAGCCCATTCCGGCCAATAATCCCCAAAAAGCGCCACTCGGAGTGATCCAGACGATGAACATACCTAATAGCATCGTCGCAAACAACGGTGCATTTACCCAGGAAAAAATCGCCTGCATGTAGTCCATAATTGAAGGAGCGGCCTTTGCCCAGTAAGCAGTGCCTACACTGATTACGACGCCGGCAATTGTAGCGACTCTCCCCATCCAGACATAATGTGAATCTGAAGCGTTTTTGTTGATAACGGATTTGTAAATATCGTAGGTCCACACAGTGTTAAACGCGCTAATATTTCCCGCCTGACCGGCCATAAATCCGGCTAACAACGCAGTCACGCCGAGACCAATCAGTCCTTGCGGATAATATCTGGCGATTAACATCGGTAATGCAGAGTCATAATTAATTCTTCCGCCTTCTTGTAGCAAAGAAAAATGAGCATTCGGATCACGGGAAAGTATCAATGCGATTAAACCAGCAAAAATCACGATAAACGGCAATGCCATTTTAAAGAAAGAGGCAACAATTGGCGTCATGCGCGCTGATCTCAAGTCTTTGGAGGAAAAAGCGCGCTGCACAACCAGAAAGTCTGTAGTCCAGTAACCGAAAGATAGCACAAAACCCAGGCCTAAAATAATTCCCATCCAGGTGACGTGCATTCCATTACTTCCGGCGTTGGCAGAAGTTGACCAGAGGGCGTTCATTGCTGGTTCGAGTCTGCTAAAAACTTGATGCCAGCCGCCAATCTCCACAACGCCTAAAATCGTCACCAAAAATAAGCCAAACCAAATCAAGAAAAATTGGACAATTTCGGTAAAAATAGCGGAAAGAAGCCCTCCCAATGCCACATAACCGGCAACCGTTACCGCCGAAACCCACATCGAGACGTCCCAATGCCAGCCCAAAAAAGTGCGCAGCACAAGCGCCATGGCATAGAGATTGATTCCGGACATGAGCAGCGTCATAAAAGCAAAAGCGATTGCGTTTAAGACTCGTGTTTTTTCATCAAATCTTAATTTGAGATAGCCAGGAACGGAATGGATTTTACTGCTGTAGTAAAAAGGCATCATGTAAATTGCCAGAAACAACATTGCCGGAATAGCGCCCACCCAGTAAAAATGAGCGACAAACATTCCATATTTGAAGGTGTTACCGGTCATCCCGAGAAGTTCCAGGGCGCCCATATTGGCGCTTAAAAACGCAAGACCAGCCACCCAGGAGCTGTTGCGGCGCCCGGCGAGGAAGAAGTCCTCCCCTGTTCCGGTAAAACGCTTAAGATAAACACCAATTCCCAGCACAAAAGCAAAGTAGAGTGCAATAATCAACCAGTCAATCCAAGAAATGTGTAAAATCATTTGCTATTAACCCTCCAAGATTTGATTGATAAATTTGGTAATTTGCAAAGAATCATTAAAGTACAAAAAATTCACCCAGACATTCCACAACATTTTTTAAATTTTTTCCCGCTACCACAGGGGCAGGGATCGTTCCTGCCAACCACAAGTTTTCCCTCGGCAACCATCTGACGAATCTTCTGCCGGATCGCCGCCTGTTCAGCACCCTGCTTTTGCTTCCATTCATCCGCCATTTTTTTCAAACGGTCGTCCGCGTAAGAAAAAAAAGTTTTGTAGGCAGAACACAAATAATCCAGATTCTGATTTTCCGGATTGTTCAAACGATTTTTGGTGCATCCCCCCCAACAATGGCGCAGCCAGGGGCAATTTTTGCATTCATTCGTCAGGTTCTTCTTTAGGCGGCCGAATTCTGTCTGCCGCGGAGAGTTGAGCATTTCTGTGAGGGAATGCTGCATGATATTGCCCAATTTCCATTGCGGATCGACAAAAAAATCGCAGGAATAAACGTCGCCGTTGTGCTCAACGACAACGTAAACGCCGCATTCGGGCATGAGACTGCACTCCGGCGGATTCAAATCCACGTAACTGTAAAGCGCCGATTCAAAAAAACGCACTGAAGTCGTGGGCATGCCATCGACGAAACTATTCATCCAGAGATCAAAAATTACACAGAGAAACTCTCCGTATTTCTTAGGCGGCACAGTGAAAGGCGCCACTTTTTTCGGATCAATAGCATGAGGTTCAATAGCAGGAATGAATTGCATGTAATTTAAACCGATATCGCGCAGAAAATTGAAAATTTCCTCGGGGAAATTTACCGAATAATCATTCACAACGCTGAGAGCGTTCACTTCACAACCGGCATCGAGCAGGAGTTTCGCAGAATTAATTACTTTTGCAAACGTACCCTTGCCGATCCCAGTTTTTCGATAATGATCATGCACATGTTCGGGACCGTCGAGAGAAAGCCCAATCAAAAATTTATATTCTCTGAGAAATTGAGCCCAATTTTCATCGATCAGCGTGCCATTCGTTTGAATCGTATTGCCGACGGCCTGCTGCCTGCCATATTTTTTTTGAAATTCGATCGCTTTCTCAAAAAATTCCAGCCCCATCAAAGTCGGTTCGCCGCCCTGCCAGTTGAAAACAGCGGTATCACTCGTCTGCGACATCATCTGGCGCACAAGTTCTTCCAGTACTTCGTCGCTCATGCGATGCTGGCGATGGCCGCCGAACATTTCTCCTTTTTGTAAATAAAAACAGTATTCACAACGCAAATTGCAGTCAGGCCCGGCAGGTTTGATTAAAATGTCGCGTAAGATTTTTTTCATGAAAAATTTTTCCGAAAAATAAAATCCTGATAATAGTGGTCATCTCTTATTTTTTATTCCGTCACAATCATCTCTGTTTTGACTCCCTCATCCACTTCAACGACAAATGCTTTTCCTCCAACTTTTTCAATTGCGTGT is a window of Calditrichota bacterium DNA encoding:
- a CDS encoding anaerobic sulfatase maturase; translation: MKKILRDILIKPAGPDCNLRCEYCFYLQKGEMFGGHRQHRMSDEVLEELVRQMMSQTSDTAVFNWQGGEPTLMGLEFFEKAIEFQKKYGRQQAVGNTIQTNGTLIDENWAQFLREYKFLIGLSLDGPEHVHDHYRKTGIGKGTFAKVINSAKLLLDAGCEVNALSVVNDYSVNFPEEIFNFLRDIGLNYMQFIPAIEPHAIDPKKVAPFTVPPKKYGEFLCVIFDLWMNSFVDGMPTTSVRFFESALYSYVDLNPPECSLMPECGVYVVVEHNGDVYSCDFFVDPQWKLGNIMQHSLTEMLNSPRQTEFGRLKKNLTNECKNCPWLRHCWGGCTKNRLNNPENQNLDYLCSAYKTFFSYADDRLKKMADEWKQKQGAEQAAIRQKIRQMVAEGKLVVGRNDPCPCGSGKKFKKCCGMSG
- a CDS encoding galactokinase, with product MPKLDEVKKWLHLSETKNLFKKIYGLKQEEEGISKQIKRYQLLVEKFQLNFPQNDVHIFSTPGRTEIGGNHTDHNHGRVLAASVDLDSIAVAAKNNEDIVRLYSESYANPFVVELDDLKARNSEKGTTAALIRGIAAHLQEYDGKIGGFNAVMTSDVLVGSGLSSSASVEVLMGTIFNYLYNENKISPIQIAQIGQFAENEYFGKPCGLMDQIACASGGIVAIDFENPANPKVEKVDFDFEKFDYSLLVVDTGGNHADLTEHYSAIPAEMKKVAQFLGKETARELVLSEFIENLPKIRQKAGDRAALRVFHFLKENDRVLQQMNSLKNGDLPQFLRYVAQSGNSSNKWLQNSYPTNNPQEQGVNLALALSEDFIEKTGEGACRVHGGGFAGTIQVFLPMKRVVDYQNLMIPIFGENCVKPLKIRSVGAICVSAFV
- a CDS encoding sodium/solute symporter (Members of the Solute:Sodium Symporter (SSS), TC 2.A.21 as described in tcdb.org, catalyze solute:Na+ symport. Known solutes for members of the family include sugars, amino acids, nucleosides, inositols, vitamins, urea or anions, depending on the system.), whose amino-acid sequence is MVFVFWDWVVVGLYFLVLMGLALWVIRQKHDSPTDYFLAGRHVGWFVIGASIFASNIGSEHIVGLAGTAAKTGVVMGHYELHSWLVLLLGWVFVPFYMRSKVFTMPEFLELRYSPKARWFLSLITLVGYILTKVSVTVYAGAVVFQTLMGIDFWTGALIVIVLTGIYTIVGGLRAVVYTEALQTIILIAGSVTVTLIGLAKIGGWHNLYAIAGSQHFDLFLPASDPEFPWPGMVFAPPIVGLWYWCTDQYIVQRTLAARDETQARRGTIFAAFLKLLPFFIFMIPGIIAYALAKSGSLDLPSADQAFPTLVKTLLPVGFRGLVAGGLLAALMSSLAAVFNSSSTLFTMDIYKKLKPKTSEKNLVRVGRIATGVVVISGILWIPFMKYISGELYHYLQSVQAYIAPPIAAVFFFGLFMKRINAKGALTALIGGFGVGMLRLIAELNKTALADVGGFLYSFASVNFLYFAIYLFVGCSLAMIIVSYLTAPPALEQIKGLTYATTVAADRKASRASWNWMDVALSVVVVIVIALILMYFTG
- a CDS encoding sodium:solute symporter family protein, translated to MILHISWIDWLIIALYFAFVLGIGVYLKRFTGTGEDFFLAGRRNSSWVAGLAFLSANMGALELLGMTGNTFKYGMFVAHFYWVGAIPAMLFLAIYMMPFYYSSKIHSVPGYLKLRFDEKTRVLNAIAFAFMTLLMSGINLYAMALVLRTFLGWHWDVSMWVSAVTVAGYVALGGLLSAIFTEIVQFFLIWFGLFLVTILGVVEIGGWHQVFSRLEPAMNALWSTSANAGSNGMHVTWMGIILGLGFVLSFGYWTTDFLVVQRAFSSKDLRSARMTPIVASFFKMALPFIVIFAGLIALILSRDPNAHFSLLQEGGRINYDSALPMLIARYYPQGLIGLGVTALLAGFMAGQAGNISAFNTVWTYDIYKSVINKNASDSHYVWMGRVATIAGVVISVGTAYWAKAAPSIMDYMQAIFSWVNAPLFATMLLGMFIVWITPSGAFWGLLAGMGSSFSMFLAVKLGWISATLLTLSDNASDMAANFWRAWWAWLICFIVTIVVSLFTKRKPRDELIGLIKGLTTIEKEKNLPFYKKPEAMAVIVIVIFVLLNIYFW